A genomic stretch from Macaca nemestrina isolate mMacNem1 chromosome 16, mMacNem.hap1, whole genome shotgun sequence includes:
- the LOC105481671 gene encoding SLIT and NTRK-like protein 6 translates to MKLWILLFYSSLLACMSLQSQTPVFSVRSSCDSLCNCEEKDGTMLINCEEKGIKTVSEISVPPSRPFQLSLLNNGLTMLHTNDFSGLTNAISIHLGFNNIADIEIGAFNGLGLLKQLHINHNSLEILKEDTFHGLENLEFLQADNNFITVIEPSAFSKLNRLKVLILNDNAIESLPPNIFRFVPLTHLDLRGNQLQTLPYVGFLEHIGRILDLQLEDNKWACNCDLLQLKTWLENMPPQSIIGDVVCNSPPFFKGSVLSRLKKESICPTPPVYEEHEDPSGSLHLAATSSINDSRMSTKTTSILKPPTKAPRLIPYITKPSTQLPGPYCPIPCNCKVLSPSGLLIHCQERNIESLSDLRPPPQNPRKLILAGNIIHSLMKSDLVEYFTLEMLHLGNNRIEVLEEGSFMNLTRLQKLYLNGNHLTKLSKGMFLGLHNLEYLYLEYNAIKEILPETFNPMPKLKVLYLNNNLLQVLPPHIFSGVPLTKVNLKTNQFTHLPVSNILDDLDLLTQIDLEDNPWDCSCDLVGLQQWIQKLSKNTVTDDILCTSPGHLDKKELKALNSELLCPGLVNNPSMPTQTSYIIVTTPTTTTNTADTILRSLTDAVPLSVLILGLLIVFITIVFCAAGIVVLVLHRRRRYKKKQVDEQMRDNSPVHLQYSMYGHKTTHHTTERPSASLYEQHMVSPMVHVYRSPSFGPKHLEEEEEGNEKEGSDAKHLQRSLLERENHSPLTGSNMKYKTTNQSTEFLSFQDASSLYRNILEKERELQQLGITEYLRKNIAQLQPDMEAHYPGAHEELKLMETLMYSRPRKVLVEQTKNEYFELKANLHAEPDYLEVLEQQT, encoded by the coding sequence ATGAAGCTGTGGattcttctcttttattcatcTCTCCTTGCCTGTATGTCTTTACAGTCCCAAACTCCAGTGTTCTCAGTCAGAAGCTCTTGTGATTCTCTTTGCAATTGTGAGGAAAAAGATGGCACGATGCTAATAAATTGTGAAGAAAAAGGTATCAAGACGGTATCTGAAATAAGTGTGCCACCATCACGACCTTTCCAACTAAGCTTATTAAATAATGGCTTGACAATGCTTCACACAAATGACTTTTCTGGGCTTACCAATGCTATTTCAATACACCTTGGATTTAACAATATTGCAGATATTGAGATAGGTGCATTTAATGGCCTTGGCCTCCTTAAGCAACTTCATATCAATCACAATTCTTTAGAAATTCTTAAAGAGGATACTTTCCATGGACTGGAAAACCTGGAATTCCTGCAAGCCGATAACAATTTTATCACAGTGATTGAACCAAGTGCCTTTAGCAAGCTCAACAGACTCAAAGTgttaattttaaatgataatgCTATTGAGAGTCTTCCTCCAAACATCTTCCGATTTGTTCCTTTAACCCATCTAGATCTTCGTGGAAATCAGTTACAAACATTGCCTTATGTTGGTTTTCTCGAACACATTGGCCGAATATTGGATCTTCAGTTGGAGGACAATAAATGGGCCTGCAATTGTGACTTACTGCAGTTAAAAACTTGGTTGGAGAACATGCCTCCGCAGTCTATAATTGGTGATGTTGTCTGCAATAGCCctccattttttaaaggaagtgtACTCAGTAGACTAAAGAAGGAATCCATTTGCCCCACTCCACCAGTGTATGAAGAACATGAGGATCCTTCAGGATCGTTACATTTGGCGGCAACatcttcaataaatgatagtCGCATGTCAACTAAGACCACATCCATTCTAAAACCACCCACCAAAGCACCACGTTTGATACCTTATATTACAAAGCCATCCACTCAACTTCCAGGACCTTACTGCCCTATTCCTTGTAACTGCAAAGTCCTATCCCCATCAGGACTTCTAATACATTGTCAGGAGCGCAACATTGAGAGCTTATCAGATCTGAGACCTCCTCCGCAAAATCCTAGAAAGCTCATTCTAGCGGGAAATATTATTCATAGTTTAATGAAGTCTGATCTAGTGGAATATTTCACTTTGGAAATGCTTCACTTGGGAAACAATCGTATTGAAGTTCTTGAAGAAGGATCATTTATGAACCTAACGAGATTACAAAAGCTGTATCTAAATGGTAACCATCTGACCAAATTAAGTAAAGGCATGTTCCTTGGCCTCCATAATCTTGAATACTTATATCTTGAATACAATGCCATTAAGGAAATACTGCCAGAAACATTTAATCCAATGCCTAAACTTAAAGTCCTCTACTTAAATAACAACCTCCTCCAAGTTTTGCCACCACATATTTTTTCAGGGGTTCCTCTAACTAAGGTAAATCTTAAAACAAACCAGTTTACCCATCTACCTGTAAGTAATATTTTGGACGATCTTGATTTACTAACCCAGATTGACCTTGAGGATAACCCCTGGGACTGCTCCTGTGACCTGGTTGGACTGCAACAATGGATACAAAAGCTAAGCAAGAACACAGTGACAGATGACATCCTCTGCACTTCTCCCGGGCATCTCGACAAAAAGGAATTAAAAGCCCTAAATAGTGAACTTCTCTGTCCAGGTTTAGTAAATAACCCATCCATGCCAACACAGACTAGTTACATTATTGTCACCACTCCTACAACAACAACGAATACGGCCGATACTATTTTACGGTCTCTTACAGATGCTGTGCCACTGTCTGTTCTAATATTGGGACTTCTGATTGTGTTCATCACTATTGTGTTCTGTGCTGCAGGGATAGTGGTTCTTGTTCTTCACCGCAGGAGAAGatacaaaaagaaacaagtagATGAGCAAATGAGGGACAACAGTCCCGTGCATCTTCAGTACAGCATGTATGGCCATAAAACCACTCATCACACTACTGAAAGACCCTCTGCCTCTCTCTATGAACAGCACATGGTGAGCCCCATGGTTCATGTCTATAGAAGTCCCTCCTTTGGTCCAAAGCAtttggaagaggaagaagaggggaatGAGAAAGAAGGAAGTGACGCAAAACATCTCCAAAGAAGTCTTTTGGAACGGGAAAATCATTCACCACTCACGGGGTCCAATATGAAATACAAAACCACGAACCAATCGACAGAATTTTTATCCTTCCAAGATGCCAGTTCACTGTAtagaaacattttagaaaaagaaagggaactTCAGCAACTGGGAATCACAGAATACCTAAGGAAAAACATTGCTCAGCTCCAGCCTGATATGGAGGCACATTATCCAGGAGCCCACGAAGAACTGAAATTAATGGAAACATTAATGTACTCACGTCCAAGGAAGGTATTAGTGGAACAGACGAAAAATGAGTATTTTGAACTCAAAGCTAATTTACATGCTGAACCTGACTATTTAGAAGTCCTGGAGCAGCAAACATAG